The Coffea arabica cultivar ET-39 chromosome 2c, Coffea Arabica ET-39 HiFi, whole genome shotgun sequence genome includes the window ACATTTGCTCATAACTTCTAAAGAATAATACGACCCTGAAATCTGTTATTCACATATTCAAAGTGGAAAAGTAGGAATAGCCTCTAAAAGTATACCAATCCATCCAAAATTATGTGTTCATCTTAAACCTCTTAGACAAATATGTAATACTGCATGATTCTGAACCATCATTGGTTTCATGCATCAGATGAGTTCAGTAAGCTAAAACCAGAACAAAGCTTTAGACATTAATCAACATGCTAACAAGCCCTGTACTTGTCCCACATTTTCCCTACTTAAGAAGACTTAATATGAAAGCATAAAACTAGAATTAACCGATTATTCTCAACCAGAACTGCACAGCGACCATAGCTCAGAGCTACTTTGTGAAATCGCAACTTCCATGTAATTTAACATAATACTGCTACATAATTGCCAAGAAGCTGTACCTTTGTGCGGAGCTTATATATTATATCGTGCTGAACTTAGTTTAAAAACGAGCTTGGAGCAAATGTaagaagaaaaacagaaaaaatgcgGAGGAGCTTCTGAAAATGATGCTGAGCTGAGGTACCAACCCTCGAAAGAGAAGTCGAAACTTGACCAGCATTAGTAAAGTTGCTTTACTTGCGAAGTTCTCGGTGGCAGAACCGATGGTTTACGAAAAGCGTTCTCGTCCGAGTCACGATCCATATGTTCATGACGGCCGATACGCGGCGTTTTTGTAATTCCGTGTGCATGCCGAAAAGTGACGGGTGAAGCCTCGAAAATTTTGGAATCTGGCAGCCCATTTACATGTTAGACTCCTTCCTCCAGGTCCAAAATTGCTGACCCGATGATCTCAAATTGGGCAAGGAGTAACGGACCAACAGCAAGGAAGGAAGGTCTAGAGTCAAATGGGATTTGGGCCCCGTTAGATTTTGAGACCCACCAGTTAAGCTGGAGGGCATTTAGAGGATGGGCAGGAATCATCAGAATCAAACCGTTGTGATTTATATTGGCAGTggcctaaaaatgaattttgtagAAGTGTATGgctttgaattttgatttactgCTCGTGAACAAACTTAAAAAGAAATGTATTTTTGTTTGGTTAGTTGATGCTCACAATGTATCCAATACTTAGTAGTACATTGTTTGGAACAATTAAAACTGATAATTTTTCCTCCCAAAAAACCAGAAGAATTTAGCATTAAAATCCTTCTCTTTTTTGGCCTCGAGGACATTAAGCCACTTTGATTGTGGTGGCTTTTACAGGTTTGGCTGACGCTTGGGTAAGGTTTCATCGGAGGTTAATCGTCATATGTTACGTTTCAAGTGGCTCAAGATAAATTGTTAATATGATGGCCAAAGTTTACTTGTATTCTAGAAGCTATATGGTGTATCCCCAGCAAGAAGTAAAATATATGCACCCACTCTCTACGAATTGCCAGGAATGACAAGAGTTTTAATGCTGAAACACCAATTTCATATAAACAGAGACATGTACTTCCATGACCAAGAGGTTGGTTCTGGTTCTACCTTATAAATTATACTAGTAATGGACATCCTTTTTTGAATGCTCAGACAGCCGGCAGCAGCAGTTCTGCACCTCTAAGAAAAGCCATTCGCAAAGTCCAAATGGATCAGCGGAAAATTACTTTAAAAGAAGACATTACTGGATCCTGTTCTCAGCTCCTACATAATCATGTGGCATTTGGTATTCATGTTGACACTCGCCTCCGCCGTTTCGCGGAGTTGAGAGTCTTCAACAGTTGAGCTAAGCATTGGATCACCTCTTTTAGACTAGCTTTTCTGCCCTCCTTGAAGTTCCAAAGCTCTGAAACTGCATACCGCCCGCTTGGATTGTACTCGTTCAGTTCTAACAAAGCATTTGCGACTGCATTGTATACACCCTCACCCCACTGGCTTCTCAATTCTTTCAACTTGCTGTCTTGTTCATCAATCACTTCCTGCATCGCCAAGACATAAACTTGCAATGGCGCCTTCCACATTCGCAGTAAGATAAAGGTAATGGAGACACTAGAAGAATCAAATATGTATTTGTTATTGCTCGTTAGCATGCGATCTCGCTCTCTCCCGCATAAGAGTCAGTCACAGAAACAAATTTTTGGTTGCATTCCAATCCAAGAAGCAGTCTCATGACTTTTCCACCCTAATCAAAGTCTAGTATCCAAACTTGGGTAATAACTTGACCAGGAAAGAAGAACATTTAAATGAAGTACATAATATGTTCCTCAGCAGGGTCTAAAGAAATTAGAGGCAGAATTCATTTCTTGAACTCAAAATGAGTCCACTAGAGCAATGCTTTTGACTATATCCTAACTCTCAACCCACTATGAACACACACTATTACCCAAGCAATAATAATGGCcaaatctcaaataatttagacagaaaaataaaatagtgtTAAAGCAAGTATAGTTTCATCCATACAACAATTTCTTTGATTATTGCCTTCGCTCTCCCTCCATATGGACAGTCGCTTACCATTCAAGCAATAATATAGCATACCAATTTCAACTAATCCAAGACAGAAGAATACGATTGTGTTAACATCAACTACAGCTTGATTGATATATGTCCAGCATGTACAGGCTTATCATCTAGCAGCAATAAAGGAGACTGGATCAAAGTCGTGCTCATCAGCAAATTGGTGTGGGAGAGAAAGTCAGAAGGTCAGCAAGAGTTTGTGACGAAAAGGAAACAGACCtggcattttccatttttgagcATCTTCTTAAAAGGCTGCCACTTTGGATCATTAACCTTTGCTTGCCACACTGAGGTGAGTTCCAGTGACTTCACCATCCATTCCGTCCCAGAGAATTTACGTAAGCAAGCAACTTTGAATGGATCAACATCAATTTCTCCCATCCTTTTAACCCCAATACTTTGTCCATCTAGAAGAGTAGGCAAAACCTGTATGACCAGTGCCAGATGTGTCTGTCTAAACCTCAAATTACACAAGGAATCCAGAGAAAAGATTCAACTAAGGAACTTTTATCAACTTTAATGTTGTCTAACTAAATCTTCTGATTAAAAAGACATCAAATTCTTACACTAATTAATTCCTTGCGAGCGTCCTGTAGCTCTTCATTACTTATGTGCTCCCTCACAATAAGTGCTTGGTTCAGAGCTTCCATGTCTTgaacttcatcaattttttcAGCCAATTTGCTGCTTAGTTCTtcgatttcttgatttttcaacTGCAACAATCGAGCTAAAATACCAGTAATCGATGTACAATCATGTCTTAAAAAAACTTAGCCACTAAGATGACAGGTTTCAAGTAAGAATTGGCTTTTATGTATGTAGGCATCACAATGTTAACCTACTCATGCAATAGCAAACATAAAATAGCAGCAGAAGTTTTTCAAGCATTCAAGAAATGctaacaataataaaataaggAATGAAGTTTAAATATAAAGATTAGAATAAAGAACCCAAAATGTGTTAGCATTCCAATTGGACATACAAGTTTGAACATCATATCTAAGATAAAGTATATTAGAGCTCAAGAGTTCAGAAAGGGCTGTATCATGAAGGCTTCTGCCTCTTAAAATGGCCAACTTAAATGTTGGTACAAGATAATGATGGAAAGAATGCTTACAACGTCACAGTAACAAACAACTTGTAGTGCATTTGTTACCCAAACAGGAATGTAATAAAACTGAGTGTCTACTCAAGCCTCAAATGACATCATTCTGTATATTTCAGATCATTTACAACCAATGATGATCAAAACCTGATTAGTTCTATTCCTCATTTCTTTATGCGTTAAGTTTGTTATACTGCCCGGGGACCCCAATCTCTCAAGGATAAGGCCAAAAAAGACAAGAAAGATATCTGGTAGAAGAATTGAACATGGAGACCATGCAACCGGTTTGTCTACCACATTTTAATAGTTAGTTTCTCACTTTCTCTGTTTCCTTTATGTGACACTATGCTACCTATTTGCCTGACCTCCATTCCCGCACGAGATGCTCATTAGACACAAACTATGAACAGAATCTGAAACTGAACAGCTGTACCTTGTCCTTCTCCACAAGTAAATTTATGGGTTCAAGGTCACCTTGGCTCTGTTTTTTGTCCTGCTTTGCTAGAGTTGCTAGTTCTTCCTGCATGCTTGCCAATTCTTGCCTCAGACTTGTGTTTTGCATCCCAAAATTTCTCAGTTGCAAGTTCAAGCTGCACCTCATCTTTGCCATTTCTGATTCATTCAGATGCAACTTCCTCATCACTACAAAGTACATAAGAAACATTGTAGGGAGTGTCGTTACAAAGTACACCAACTAACATTGCAAGACGCCGTTTAGACATGTATACAGATCAAGTCAACTGTCACTTCTCTGTTTTTCATCAATGACAAAGGTGAGGATGTGGGGAACAGAACTAAGAAACACAAAATATGCTTTGCTAAGATGATCAACATGAGCTAGAACATGTTTCCAGTACTGTGCAGTCCCAAAAAGAATTAACTGCTGGCTATAAAAAAGGACATGATACTGAATGATTTTAGTGCGAAACTACATGAATCAAATTTACAAATAGCAAAGAAATCTCAGTAGTGAAGTTGAGTAACAATGTATCACATCAAAGACTAGTTGCCAAAATAAGAGGTTGGATAGAGAGTCAGGCAGCTTTTTGCATTTCTGAATACTttttaacttttcttttctttttttgtcaaactcCAAATACTAGTTTTACACATAGCAGAGTTTACACACAAGTTTCTACGACCAGCGAAACAACACAGGAAAATAGTTTCTTGATAGAAAGGATCCACACATTGCAttcatagaaaaagaaaaaacagaggtCTGCAGCAAAAAACAGTTGCTCCTCTGGATTCTATAAATTAAGCTGAGATGCTCAATAGTCTATTAGCAAGCTCCACTAGCCTTCTGTATACCCTAATAACAAAGACAATTCTGCAAAATTATCTTGTTCTAATCATTCAATAGCTTCCAGATGCATTTTACATGGGCCAGTGTAAATCTGATTTAATTCATTTCCTCCAAAACTCTTTTGCTGCATTTGCTCGACAAATTATGTATtttatgaaaacaaaaatatcaATTAGCAAATCTTGACGGCTTTGTTTGAAATCCTGAACTACAACAACATATATTTCGGATACTTAGAATACGAGGGCAGTTCACAATATTATTTACCAACCTAAAGCAATTATCTAGTCCTGTAAGTGAATTAATAGTATGATATCAGTCAAAAATGGACGGACAATATCTAAAATGTCAACCGAGATAGCAATTTTTAGTTGTCAACTGAGAATGCGCGTAATTAAGATACCAGTCAAAAAAGGTGGTATTAACTATAGGTCATGATACCAGTTACAAAAGGTGATACGAAGCGTAAAGCCATAAACACAAAGAAAAGGGCAGCCCTTGGCATTAGCAAGCATAAGACGAACCCAAAGACTCTTATAAACAATAGTCGATTCATCAATGTCTCGACAAACATTTCAAAAATCCCATTTAACATAATAGAGAAAAAAGATATCTCGACAGCAGCCAGTATATTCACTGgagaaaggggggggggggtattATTTAGTTACCTTGACCATAAGATTGCTGAAGCTTTTGTTTTTGGGCAACGACCCTGGAGAGAGCAGCTGAAGCCTCGTCATTCTGGCGCCGAATTTCAAGCAACATTTGGTTCTTGGCATCAACTTCTCGGGCCAGGCTCACTGCAAAACGTCGCGCGTTCTTGAGTTCTTCAACAATCATGGGATTACCAGTAACACCAGTACCATTGCCTTTCTCCATttgattttctctctctttgttctttttcagCCAATTCCCCAGCGTCCCTTATGCTTTCTCCCCCTTCGCCACAAAATCCCAAGATGTGAAAACTAATCGATGTACGGGACATTTAGCAGCTGAAATgaactttcaagaaattcatcatgggCTCCCGTCCTTCCTGAATCCTTCCCCGGATGACAGGGTGAGGGTTGGTATAAGCTACGTTACATTATTACTAGTGTGAATATccgtgctacgcacggtgctgacattattgaaaaaaataaaatgatgaacaaataaagatgaaaaaattgaaccaaccaaatttaaatgtaatatctgtttaacaatagtttgaaatataatagAATGTGTATATCGTTCAAGAACTGTCTTTTTTTGGAAGATggatcctgaaaaaaaaattaaaatttatattaaaaaagtaaatgatatatttctacaaatgaatgttgttaaaatgaaatacttacaaatactaaacattcgatttgataagcattcgatttgataatctttcttgaaggtgcgaacactcttcacaccaatccacttttagtatgaaagtcaaaattgatgatttaattaactatgttgaattttgtggagtgcatactacaaatgaaaatgcacgatctttgacaatattaaaaactGCATATTTACTATGATCATGCAAAAGTATTGGTGATGCGGATGGCTGTCGAACTTGAAGAGAGGcaatattttcatttctttcatctagaaaaaaaatatattaaataaaaaataaatagtttttgtatttattttatgtgTAGTAAGTGATACATTGTATGAGAattgttaacaaaaaaatacaatagttAATATAGAAGTAGCATCAATAGAATTTAATACAATTGTGttgtaatcaaatgaaaattacgCACCAATAGAATTGTTATTAGCACCCATAGTTAATGAAGTAATccctatataaatatattttggtaCATGTAGACCCCCCAAACCCCGCAAAATCAACCACCACTTATTGAAAACAAACCAATAAATGCACTAAAATGCCTCCCATCTATACCTcaaattgcactttaacccaCGAATTTTGTGCGAAATTATCCCTCTAATTGCTTTTGTCCTTTTCGATTTTTTCACATGTCGCTAATTGTTTCATTCCCTCTGCTATCGTAACACCttttttatgtgataaatgtgtaataaaaaataattaaaaaaacttcaataatacaaacaaaagaaatttttataatatacaATTTATGTTAGAAATAGTAAAACCCTCAATCATGAACCTATACCATCCGCAATTATATAAGAAAGCAATACCTTATGTTAGAAATGTGATTGTGATTTTGTGTTTATACTTTATCCCACTATTGAGTATCTTTGCTTTACAGTGTAACAATAAGCAAACAACCGTTTAtaggattttgtaaaaaattttcaaaaataatagatgatcagaaaatcaatgcaatatcattcatgacaaaaagcaaagcaaaagcaaaacatACTTAAAAGGCAGAGGGACCGACCTGGAAAATTAAGCTGGCAAGAATATACTTCCAATTCTCCGCAAGAAGGTTGATTTCTGCTGAAGTCTCTGCACATAATATCTTTCACTACTGctcataaaagaaacaaaattaataCATTTACAATATGAATAGagaaccaaaaataaataagaaactgAGAGAGAGTGGGAGTGAGATAGTGGGATAGTGGGAATAGAGAATTTGTAGGAGTGATATAGTAAGATGAGTTAAGATAGTGGGATAGTGGGAGTgagatagtgggaatattgATGGGTGATAAGGTGGGTTATAACTTACTacattttatgtattaaaataaatacaaaaatctagaaaaaagaatgagaagtttagaagtCATTGAGAgggtttttgttaaaaattccttcctgaatacatatagatatagatagatttattcatttatttagttaagaaaacaattacaaaatcTTTTCAAGCCATGACGGTTTTTTATTAGCATATAAGACTCTGTAGTTTCAACTTGTAACCGGGGAATTTTAAAATACTAGGAAACATGCACATGCTGTCAAAAAGACGAATCTGTACTGCAAATTGACGTAGCACGCGTACGCAAATTTTTGCCAAGAGTCCATCAAAAGCGAACAGACCGCAGTCGTTCGGAGGTCCAGTGACATGGAAAATAACTTAAATTGCCACATCATCAATGGTGGCCCCCTACATTCACTCGTGTCACCTCCCACCACCTGTATGTATTCATGTGGCAGTTTGGCAAATGTCGAACCTCTTTTAAGCCTCTAACAAACCAAGTggcttagtttgggagtttaggatagaaaagaaaagaagggaagcttaagttatgaaagaagagaagagaagggaagagattgttatgttgtttgggagcacttgggatcctcggtgacatgttttctatgccaacTCAATGCCACCAATAGTGTTGCGCCAAGTGTTTTGTTATTAAttacactttaattttttaataattcaacTTGGTTTGATTTAAcacaaatataaataataacaagacacttggCGCAATACTATTGGTGGCATTGGgttggcatagaaaacatgtcaccgaggatcccaagtggTTTGGGAGTTTTAAGAATTAGTGGAATGATTTTGGACATAGAAATcattaaatatttgttcaaaacctttttaaggacaaaataggcattttaaaaaaaatatcaagCTTTCTCCAAACTTTCTTCCCATTTCTTTCCGATTTGGGAGGAAGCTTTTTTTTAACTATTCatctttccatttcttttcttttctttccaacttgAAACTAACAAATGAAGCAAAAGtaaactttctcttcttttcctttcttttctatccaaatCTTTCACTCCCAAACGAAACTGAACACTTCGTGCCTTCGTCTTAAATCAGACTGTTCAATGTTTTGAACCCGTCTCATCTGCTTCTTGTTTTCAACGCGTCGCATCTCGTTCCCAGTTTCTGAAATGTAATTCTCTTTTTAACTCTGCACATTTTGGATTCTTCGCAATTTACTTCAATGGCTGTCAATTTCAAGGTATTGATTCCCAGACATCTCGCAAGATCATTGGCGAAAAGTAGGACTTTCCCAATCCCTTGTAATTTGCAACAACACCCACATCCATCCCAGCAACTATTTTGAATGTGGTCCTTGAATTGCTCTTCATAAATCATCTTACACGATAAAACAAGAAGTAACAGATGATGAGCAGACTGCACGCAACCGTGCATGAAAGTTCAATTATTTGGTCATTAGAAGTTGGGTTTTACATGGTCAAGAAGACTGAATAAATTAAGGCACAACAGTTTCCCAATTGTCAGACAAATCACAACTTTCAATCGGTCGGGTCTATCTCTGCATTTTTTCCATGTGCAGCTTCCATTTCTTCAGCAGAAACGCAGCTCCTTCCTTCAAAGTAGCTTTCCTACCTTCAGCGTAGTTCCACAATTCCGAAGTAATATACCTCCCACTTGCGTTGTACTCATTTATCTCCATGAAAGCTGTTGTCACTGCTTTGTAAACTTCATGGCCGTACTTTTCTTTCAGGTCGTTCAGcttttcatcatcttcatctatTACTTCCTACACCAGTAATCAGCATTAGAATATCGCAACCATTAGGAAGAAAAAGTGAAGCAAGTACATTAAATTTGTTTCATGAACGAAAAGTCAATTAAAAGAACAAGTGCATGTAATAAGCTTGAAGATGCATCAACAGTTATCCGAGCAGAAGTTGTCAGCATCATatgccttttcttttccctctttcaGAGACTGTACTAACAAATGACTGTTTCTTTAGATAAATCTACACTGTAAAAAAGGTTACTATTATCAAAACAACGTAGATATGATTCAGTTGAGAATGGTGTACTAAGAGAAAATTCAGATCTTCAACAAGACCTTTGCACCATGCATGAGGAATTCCATCATCTGGACTAAGCTAAAGAATATTTCCCAGTTTGCAGTGTCATTTTGGTTTGGATCCGGTAAGGTCAAGGCACGTATAAGTAAAAGCTGAAAAATAGCAACTACAACTACCACCCTTCCACTGATGAAGCATCCCAACCGCATACAAATTCTCTGGTGGGATGTctaccatggatttttttttttttttttttttttttggtaataaaaaagtttggatgattttggctctGGTTACCACCAGGACAATAGGAAGCTACACGGgtacaaaagaaaataagaaagcaaTAAAATAAGTACAAAAGAAATGCATATTTGATAAATTGCGTACCTCATGTTTCCCATTAACAAGTATGACTTTTGTAGGATGCCATTCAGGATCTTTAAGGTACTCATCCCACAATGAGCACAGTTCAGAAGCCCTTTCCTCGGCATCTGCTTCATGTTTATATTTTAGCTTCATGGCTTCATAAAATGGTTTATTGTCGAGTTCACCCATTCTCTTTATACCAATATATGCTGAATTAGGATATTCTTTCAAGCCCTGAAACGCATCTAAATAATCAGACTGCAAAGCCTCGGATCTGATCAATAAACCAACCAAACTctctacaataatgtagaatcAAATTCCAGGCACCACCAACAGAAGTAGTCAAAATCATCAGCCTTAACATGTATACAGAGCTGAAATGATTAACATTCTACAGTCTATAACCACAGCCTCCCATCCACAGCaaaacgaaagaaaagaaatgccacggaaaatccaaaaaaaaaaaagggagaagacAAAAATTGCTGAGTTCACCTTTACTCTTATGACAGATAGAGAGAAGAATGTAAGAGCCAAaagtttataatttaaaaactcaCTAGTCACCAAGTGTCTTGCATCAGTTATATCAGACAGCAAAAATTACCAACCACCTTATTTCACATGCATAAAGACTAATTTCCTTTTTCGTTGTCTGTTTTTAGGGGGGGAAAGTTATTTCACATCATTCTCAAGTTTCCATTATCTCTGTTGCTAACCTGAAAGAGATCCCCCTATTATAGATGCCCCCCGAATAATTGGAATCTAGAATAGTAATCAGAATAATAAGACATCAAAATGACAAAGAATTACATTAATCAATTCTTTTCGAGCATCCTGCAGCTCTTCATTGCTCTTCCGTTCCTTAACTATCAGCGTCTGATTCAACCTGTCAAAATCCTCAAGTTCTCCTTCCTTTTCTCTCAACAACTTGTTCAGCGAGTCAGCCTTTTGCAAGACTTCCAGATCACCTTCGTCTCCCATGTGCTTCATAACATTTATTGTACCTTTCAAACGTTCAATTTCTAGCTGCAACGCTTGTTTTGTATCCAGATCTTTTTCCAGTTGAATAATTCTATTGAGCAATTCTTCCTTTTGCTtctgaaaaaacaaaaactcaCTCATATGATCTCTTATTAATTGTTGAACATTTTAGAATAAATCAATTCTAATTAGCAAGAAAAGAGATactgaaaatgatttaaaagtaTACCCTCTGTTCTTCAGCCAATTTCAATACTTTGGCATCAACTTTCCTTTGCTCCTCAGATGCAGCATCAATTAAACTATTTTGGGCCGCATTCTGGAGAGAAGAAGATGAGCATTCTTCAATGATTTATCGTAGTAACTACTGAAAATCAGCACAAAAAGTTGTATATCTTGACTCCGATCAATCAGCGAATAATAAACTGCTTCCAACAAATTCCATTAATATGATAAAAAAGaatagggttaaaaacaaaaaagtctcCTATAGTAtgcctaatacacagaaaagccccccccggtggtttcaaaaaatacaaaatgatacctcatgttttgaattaaattgtaaactaacataattcgttaaacttaacggaatccGGTAAATTAAACGAAAAACTTAACAGAATCCGGTAAATTTAACGGTAAACTTAACGGAATCCGGTAAGTTTAACGGCCGAGACCATCATTAtcgttaagtttaacgaattctgttagtttacaatttaattcaaaacatAAGGCgtcgttttgtatgttttgaaaccatagggggcttTTTTGTATTTATCCCAAAAGAATAAGGAAGACATCTTAACTGATGCTGTTCAAGACTCAACAGAACAAAAAGAAGGCAAATTGCGAAGGAGTGGGAAGGGAAGGAATGGGCATTGCAGTCCTTCAGTCGTTTTATTTGGGGGAACAGCAAGGGCCAAAAGAAAGTTCAGCTTGTGTGCCATTCCTT containing:
- the LOC140004320 gene encoding factor of DNA methylation 1-like isoform X1, translating into MEKGNGTGVTGNPMIVEELKNARRFAVSLAREVDAKNQMLLEIRRQNDEASAALSRVVAQKQKLQQSYGQVMRKLHLNESEMAKMRCSLNLQLRNFGMQNTSLRQELASMQEELATLAKQDKKQSQGDLEPINLLVEKDKLKNQEIEELSSKLAEKIDEVQDMEALNQALIVREHISNEELQDARKELISTHLALVIQVLPTLLDGQSIGVKRMGEIDVDPFKVACLRKFSGTEWMVKSLELTSVWQAKVNDPKWQPFKKMLKNGKCQEVIDEQDSKLKELRSQWGEGVYNAVANALLELNEYNPSGRYAVSELWNFKEGRKASLKEVIQCLAQLLKTLNSAKRRRRVST
- the LOC140004320 gene encoding factor of DNA methylation 1-like isoform X2 — protein: MEKGNGTGVTGNPMIVEELKNARRFAVSLAREVDAKNQMLLEIRRQNDEASAALSRVVAQKQKLQQSYGQVMRKLHLNESEMAKMRCSLNLQLRNFGMQNTSLRQELASMQEELATLAKQDKKQSQGDLEPINLLVEKDKLKNQEIEELSSKLAEKIDEVQDMEALNQALIVREHISNEELQDARKELISVLPTLLDGQSIGVKRMGEIDVDPFKVACLRKFSGTEWMVKSLELTSVWQAKVNDPKWQPFKKMLKNGKCQEVIDEQDSKLKELRSQWGEGVYNAVANALLELNEYNPSGRYAVSELWNFKEGRKASLKEVIQCLAQLLKTLNSAKRRRRVST
- the LOC140004320 gene encoding factor of DNA methylation 5-like isoform X4 encodes the protein MEKGNGTGVTGNPMIVEELKNARRFAVSLAREVDAKNQMLLEIRRQNDEASAALSRVVAQKQKLQQSYGQEMAKMRCSLNLQLRNFGMQNTSLRQELASMQEELATLAKQDKKQSQGDLEPINLLVEKDKLKNQEIEELSSKLAEKIDEVQDMEALNQALIVREHISNEELQDARKELISVLPTLLDGQSIGVKRMGEIDVDPFKVACLRKFSGTEWMVKSLELTSVWQAKVNDPKWQPFKKMLKNGKCQEVIDEQDSKLKELRSQWGEGVYNAVANALLELNEYNPSGRYAVSELWNFKEGRKASLKEVIQCLAQLLKTLNSAKRRRRVST
- the LOC140004320 gene encoding factor of DNA methylation 5-like isoform X3 — translated: MEKGNGTGVTGNPMIVEELKNARRFAVSLAREVDAKNQMLLEIRRQNDEASAALSRVVAQKQKLQQSYGQEMAKMRCSLNLQLRNFGMQNTSLRQELASMQEELATLAKQDKKQSQGDLEPINLLVEKDKLKNQEIEELSSKLAEKIDEVQDMEALNQALIVREHISNEELQDARKELISTHLALVIQVLPTLLDGQSIGVKRMGEIDVDPFKVACLRKFSGTEWMVKSLELTSVWQAKVNDPKWQPFKKMLKNGKCQEVIDEQDSKLKELRSQWGEGVYNAVANALLELNEYNPSGRYAVSELWNFKEGRKASLKEVIQCLAQLLKTLNSAKRRRRVST
- the LOC140004320 gene encoding protein INVOLVED IN DE NOVO 2-like isoform X5 → MEKGNGTGVTGNPMIVEELKNARRFAVSLAREVDAKNQMLLEIRRQNDEASAALSRVVAQKQKLQQSYGQVMRKLHLNESEMAKMRCSLNLQLRNFGMQNTSLRQELASMQEELATLAKQDKKQSQGDLEPINLLVEKDKLKNQEIEELSSKLAEKIDEVQDMEALNQALIVREHISNEELQDARKELISTHLALVIQVLPTLLDGQSIGVKRMGEIDVDPFKVACLRKFSGTEWMVKSLELTSVWQAKVNDPKWQPFKKMLKNGKCQCLHYLYLTANVEGAIASLCLGDAGSD
- the LOC140004320 gene encoding protein INVOLVED IN DE NOVO 2-like isoform X6, which codes for MEKGNGTGVTGNPMIVEELKNARRFAVSLAREVDAKNQMLLEIRRQNDEASAALSRVVAQKQKLQQSYGQVMRKLHLNESEMAKMRCSLNLQLRNFGMQNTSLRQELASMQEELATLAKQDKKQSQGDLEPINLLVEKDKLKNQEIEELSSKLAEKIDEVQDMEALNQALIVREHISNEELQDARKELISTHLALVIQVLPTLLDGQSIGVKRMGEIDVDPFKVACLRKFSGTEWMVKSLELTSVWQAKVNDPKWQPFKKMLKNGKCQMISLYMLDIYQSSCS